Proteins encoded by one window of Dermochelys coriacea isolate rDerCor1 chromosome 13, rDerCor1.pri.v4, whole genome shotgun sequence:
- the PSMA7 gene encoding proteasome subunit alpha type-7, producing the protein MSYDRAITVFSPDGHLFQVEYAQEAVKKGSTAVGVRGKEIVVLGVEKKSMAKLQDERTVRKICALDDNVCMAFAGLTADARIVINRARVECQSHRLTVEDPVTVEYITRYIASLKQRYTQSNGRRPFGISALIVGFDFDGTPRLYQTDPSGTYHAWKANAIGRGAKSVREFLEKNYTDEAIETDDLTIKLVIKALLEVVQSGGKNIELAVMRRDQPLKILSPEEIEKYVAEIEKEKEENEKKKQKKTS; encoded by the exons ATGAGCTACGATCGGGCCATCACCGTCTTCTCGCCGGACGGCCACCTCTTCCAGGTGGAGTACGCGCAGGAGGCGGTGAAGAAGGGCTCCACGGCG GTTGGAGTACGAGGAAAAGAGATTGTTGTTCTTGGTGTGGAAAAGAAATCTATGGCAAAACTTCAGGATGAAAGAACTGTGAGGAAGATCTGTGCCCTCGATGACAATGTCTGCATGGCTTTTGCAG GGCTCACAGCGGATGCCAGAATAGTTATAAATAGGGCTCGTGTGGAGTGTCAAAGCCATAGACTTACTGTGGAGGATCCTGTCACCGTGGAATACATCACACGTTACATCGCAAGCCTGAAACAG CGATATACTCAAAGTAATGGCCGCAGACCTTTTGGGATCTCTGCACTTATTGTGGGATTTGACTTCGATGGAACTCCCAGGCTCTATCAGACTGACCCTTCTGGCACTTACCATGCTTGGAAG GCTAATGCCATTGGGAGAGGAGCCAAGTCTGTGCGTGAATTCCTGGAGAAAAACTATACTGATGAAGCCATTGAAACAGATGATCTGACCATTAAACTTGTCATCAAGGCTCTTCTTGAA GTTGTACAGTCAGGTGGGAAAAACATAGAGCTGGCCGTTATGAGAAGAGATCAGCCACTCAAG attttAAGTCCTGAAGAAATTGAGAAGTATGTTGCtgaaattgaaaaagaaaaggaagagaatgaaaagaaaaaacagaagaaaacatcATGA